Proteins found in one Planctomycetes bacterium MalM25 genomic segment:
- the xynZ gene encoding Endo-1,4-beta-xylanase Z precursor, giving the protein MLSFGPEQALSLRSQNVEASGRWTSAPGTPSQRAYRVESSERMSEAENVQVLASINRPIRRGDVVLISFWIRRPHAGGQPNNACFSVNAGEESGYTYRLSAYREWKQHVRSFVAQLDHNPVDSHLRIDLGEAGKVTEIADLQLLNYGPDHDIAELPRSTVMYRGRESDAPWRQKALERIEKIRKGDIAVRVLDANGDPVANAHVTIAMRRHAFGFGNAVNSEVLGADKSEFPIRPKGKVTVTWEDAQKYREVVKKYYDRVTFESELRPGNWKRSKSEDQGWQRKRRILFERTVPWLQANHIKVRGHYIAWAPMDFNADEKPFVGDPASHRVWLWEHMADVLPATAPFVSEWDTINHIVGWGKHTYEREYGGPEIYAQILAEARRLAPEATHAINEGKVLPDGYKREPYKKIIRFLNAQGQSPDVVGFMAHFGLTTLTPPEELLVVYDEFAQMAPRLQLSEFDVEAGDDDELQADYYRDVMIATFSHPSFEAIIQWGFWEPMHWKPSAALWRSDWKLKPSGEVFVDLVTKQWWTDESVTTDSQGTCRVRGYLGTYTAKAVHDGATVEQSFTLSREGANLTLQLK; this is encoded by the coding sequence GTGCTCTCGTTCGGACCGGAGCAAGCGTTGAGCTTGCGCTCGCAGAACGTCGAGGCGAGTGGCCGGTGGACGTCCGCACCGGGCACGCCTTCTCAGCGAGCGTATCGCGTCGAATCCAGCGAACGGATGAGCGAGGCGGAGAACGTGCAAGTGCTGGCTTCGATTAACCGGCCTATCCGGCGGGGCGACGTCGTGCTGATCTCGTTCTGGATTCGCCGCCCACATGCCGGCGGTCAGCCCAATAACGCGTGCTTCTCGGTCAACGCCGGAGAGGAGTCGGGCTACACCTATCGGCTGTCGGCGTATCGTGAGTGGAAGCAGCACGTGCGGTCGTTCGTGGCGCAGCTGGATCATAACCCGGTGGACAGCCACCTCCGCATCGACCTGGGTGAGGCGGGAAAGGTCACCGAGATCGCGGACCTGCAACTGCTCAACTACGGACCCGATCACGACATCGCGGAGTTGCCCAGATCAACCGTGATGTACCGAGGACGCGAGTCCGACGCGCCGTGGCGCCAAAAAGCCTTGGAGCGGATCGAGAAGATCCGCAAGGGGGACATCGCCGTTCGGGTCCTCGACGCCAACGGCGACCCGGTCGCAAACGCACACGTCACGATCGCGATGCGACGGCACGCCTTCGGTTTCGGCAACGCGGTCAACTCCGAAGTGCTTGGGGCCGATAAGAGCGAGTTCCCAATCCGGCCCAAAGGGAAAGTGACGGTCACCTGGGAAGACGCCCAGAAGTATCGCGAGGTCGTCAAGAAGTACTACGACCGCGTGACCTTCGAGTCCGAGCTGCGTCCGGGCAACTGGAAACGATCGAAGAGTGAGGATCAAGGCTGGCAAAGGAAGCGGAGGATCCTCTTCGAGCGGACCGTGCCGTGGTTGCAAGCCAACCACATCAAGGTCCGCGGGCACTACATCGCCTGGGCTCCGATGGACTTCAACGCGGACGAGAAACCGTTCGTCGGTGATCCGGCGTCGCACCGCGTGTGGCTCTGGGAGCACATGGCCGATGTGCTGCCCGCAACGGCCCCGTTCGTTTCCGAATGGGACACCATCAACCACATCGTCGGCTGGGGGAAACACACCTACGAGCGAGAGTATGGTGGCCCCGAGATCTACGCCCAGATACTCGCCGAGGCCCGCCGCCTCGCACCCGAAGCGACGCACGCCATCAACGAAGGCAAGGTCCTTCCGGACGGCTACAAGCGAGAACCGTACAAGAAAATCATCCGATTCCTGAACGCGCAGGGCCAGTCGCCCGACGTGGTTGGGTTCATGGCCCACTTTGGACTGACCACGCTGACCCCACCGGAGGAGCTGCTCGTAGTTTACGACGAGTTCGCGCAAATGGCGCCGCGGCTCCAGCTGAGCGAGTTCGATGTCGAAGCGGGAGATGACGACGAGCTGCAGGCCGATTACTACCGTGATGTCATGATCGCTACCTTCAGCCACCCCAGCTTTGAGGCGATCATTCAGTGGGGGTTCTGGGAGCCGATGCACTGGAAGCCCTCGGCGGCTCTGTGGAGAAGTGATTGGAAGCTGAAGCCCTCAGGAGAAGTCTTCGTCGACCTGGTGACCAAGCAGTGGTGGACCGACGAGTCCGTTACGACCGACTCGCAGGGCACCTGCCGGGTGCGGGGTTACCTTGGGACCTATACAGCGAAAGCTGTACACGACGGCGCTACTGTAGAGCAGAGCTTCACCTTGAGTCGCGAAGGCGCCAACCTCACCTTGCAGCTGAAGTGA
- the betC_7 gene encoding Choline-sulfatase: MVLATQAAAKEERPNVLVLCIDDLRPELACYGASYIHSPHIDALASRGVLFERAYCQQAICAPSRASMMAGQYPDSLGIYDLWSPLRRTVPDAMSLPRYFYERGYNTSSFGKVYHHHNDDRRYWSNLPDVPGDRYADPTTLGSIAERRVIAKKNKLTRLALSQATKGPAVESVDVDDGAYRDGAVVNQAVEALKRAGDEPFFMCVGLAKPHLPFAAPKRYWDLYDREQFEVPERALPDGAPSLAFTNWGELRSYTDIPKDGPLNDEQTAELKHGYAACVSYADAQVGRVLTELDRQGLRDKTTVVLWGDHGYKLGDYGLWCKHTNLELDTHVPLIISAPNLSAGVRTRALAEMVDLFPTLAMLTEGSVPDSCEGVSLLPVLQDATQATRSDALSQYPRGSKMGYSLRTDRWRYTEWILSESNRLVARELYDLRQGVIHDRNLAEDTEKEALVASLSQRLRARLKNTPAAKNAD; the protein is encoded by the coding sequence ATGGTGTTGGCCACGCAGGCTGCTGCAAAAGAGGAGCGCCCGAATGTGCTGGTGTTGTGTATCGACGACCTCAGGCCTGAGCTGGCGTGCTACGGCGCTTCGTACATCCACAGCCCGCACATCGACGCGTTAGCGTCGCGCGGCGTGCTCTTCGAGCGGGCCTACTGCCAGCAAGCGATCTGCGCCCCGTCCCGCGCCAGCATGATGGCGGGACAGTATCCAGATTCGCTGGGCATCTATGACTTATGGTCTCCTCTGCGGCGTACGGTCCCGGACGCGATGAGCTTACCGCGATACTTTTATGAGAGGGGTTACAACACGTCGTCGTTCGGGAAGGTTTACCACCACCACAACGATGATCGCCGCTATTGGTCAAATCTGCCAGACGTCCCGGGTGATCGGTACGCTGACCCGACAACCTTAGGATCCATAGCTGAACGTCGCGTAATCGCTAAGAAGAATAAGCTTACAAGACTTGCCCTGTCGCAAGCCACCAAAGGCCCGGCGGTCGAGTCGGTCGATGTCGATGACGGCGCCTACCGAGACGGCGCGGTCGTTAACCAGGCCGTCGAAGCCCTGAAGCGAGCCGGCGATGAGCCGTTCTTCATGTGCGTCGGCCTCGCGAAGCCACACCTGCCGTTCGCCGCCCCGAAACGGTACTGGGATCTCTACGATCGTGAGCAATTCGAGGTTCCCGAGCGAGCGCTTCCCGATGGCGCGCCTTCCCTCGCCTTCACGAATTGGGGCGAGCTGCGCAGCTACACCGACATTCCGAAGGATGGCCCCTTGAACGACGAGCAGACGGCCGAACTGAAGCACGGGTACGCCGCCTGCGTCAGCTACGCGGACGCGCAAGTGGGCAGGGTGCTGACTGAACTCGATCGCCAAGGGCTGCGAGACAAAACGACCGTCGTCCTCTGGGGTGATCACGGCTACAAGCTCGGAGACTACGGCCTGTGGTGCAAGCACACCAATCTTGAGTTGGACACTCACGTCCCCCTGATCATCTCGGCCCCGAATCTTAGCGCGGGGGTTCGGACCCGAGCTCTGGCCGAGATGGTGGATCTCTTCCCCACCCTAGCAATGCTGACCGAAGGGAGCGTTCCTGACTCCTGCGAAGGCGTGAGCCTCTTGCCGGTCTTGCAGGACGCGACTCAGGCCACTCGCTCCGATGCACTGAGTCAGTACCCACGCGGCTCCAAGATGGGGTACAGCCTACGCACCGACCGCTGGCGCTACACGGAATGGATTCTCTCGGAGTCCAATCGCCTCGTTGCACGGGAACTTTACGATCTCCGGCAAGGCGTGATCCACGATCGCAACCTCGCGGAAGACACCGAGAAAGAGGCCCTTGTCGCTTCGCTCTCACAACGGCTACGCGCGCGCCTGAAGAATACGCCAGCAGCCAAGAACGCCGATTAA
- the pulG_1 gene encoding Type II secretion system protein G precursor, with protein MKATDPKSREAFTLVELLVVIAIIGILVALLLPAVQAAREAARRTQCTNNLKQLGIGALNYESTNGRFPTWGLALNGYGAGLTGPSGEPNVQSKAAIENLSWCYQLMPFLEENALYDLRSTIGLTPELLGRQVVSLSCPTRGPRIIVDFVGDEAFYGDYAAFAMDYYFGNRVTNASDVDATVPFIDPVRGSRNEEEDIEEFISQGVIGRGGFLRTSESADQLSKYTKVGFSKITDGASKTVMFAEKAMPADLYTAPENPTERGGIYAGGFATVRLGRGGPYPDSTTTTSSNYKKFSHNQSFGSAHPGILNSVFADGSVRTISMDIEPLPYYALLHRADGLAIDADGS; from the coding sequence ATGAAGGCGACAGATCCAAAGAGCCGTGAGGCGTTCACGCTAGTTGAACTGCTTGTGGTTATTGCCATCATTGGCATTCTGGTTGCCCTGCTGCTACCAGCAGTACAAGCGGCGAGGGAGGCGGCTCGCCGAACACAATGCACCAACAACCTCAAGCAGCTAGGCATTGGAGCACTGAACTACGAGTCAACCAACGGGCGTTTTCCAACATGGGGACTTGCCTTGAATGGCTATGGAGCAGGTCTGACAGGGCCTAGTGGCGAGCCAAACGTTCAATCCAAAGCCGCGATTGAAAACCTCTCTTGGTGCTATCAGCTCATGCCCTTCCTTGAAGAGAATGCCCTCTACGATCTGCGGTCCACAATTGGATTAACGCCCGAGCTACTCGGACGTCAAGTCGTTAGTCTGTCATGCCCGACACGCGGACCTAGAATCATTGTTGATTTCGTTGGGGACGAAGCGTTCTACGGTGATTACGCGGCTTTTGCAATGGACTACTACTTCGGAAACAGGGTGACGAACGCATCCGACGTTGACGCCACCGTCCCCTTCATAGATCCAGTTCGTGGAAGTCGCAACGAAGAAGAGGACATTGAGGAGTTCATAAGCCAAGGAGTCATCGGCAGAGGCGGTTTTTTGCGAACCTCCGAATCTGCTGACCAGCTCAGCAAGTACACTAAAGTGGGATTCTCAAAAATTACCGACGGCGCATCAAAGACCGTGATGTTCGCCGAGAAGGCTATGCCAGCGGATCTTTATACGGCCCCAGAGAACCCGACTGAGAGAGGCGGCATTTACGCAGGCGGGTTTGCAACCGTGCGACTTGGTCGTGGCGGTCCCTACCCGGACAGCACTACCACCACTTCGTCCAATTACAAGAAATTCTCGCACAACCAGAGCTTCGGTTCAGCGCATCCCGGAATCCTTAACAGCGTATTCGCGGATGGATCAGTCCGGACCATCAGCATGGATATAGAGCCTTTGCCGTACTATGCCCTATTGCATCGCGCTGATGGCTTGGCCATCGACGCGGACGGCAGCTAG